The Alosa sapidissima isolate fAloSap1 chromosome 8, fAloSap1.pri, whole genome shotgun sequence genome segment TGCCTATCCAATTTCAGAAACAATATTCAATCAAATGAacgcaaaagtaggctacacggacGTCAGACTATTATTCTATAAGCTTATGTTACGGAAAATaatgcaataggctaaacatagactattaatctgtctgttttgtgtcaattcaccccttgcaagtgacgtcacgttttgttcgcgccacagcaaaatagcctagtggacggcaagaacacgaatcaaatcaatgggttgtaaatGGGACAtgtcgcacagctaggagattatagtgagatttaaccgtagtaatgcccttccacgactgttggcttattgtttggaatacaacaacatcccatgttcttgcatagatatattttggtttgttttctttgtgtttcgggagtatttcaaccacaattgcatgcttatctcctcagtgtataaagcacagcagcggttgctatagcaaccatagactctgaacaggacggcagatagcacttaggcaaagtctttggcaagatctgaatgtaaacagattttaatttcctatttctttcaattctttaacttaagacatgtaaaaagtaagtttattcgctgggcaacgtacaaactgacgagttacattagccctagcactatgagctacgatacacgttagctagaatagctagcttctaagtgtggcagctagttattatttcatgttctgatatgacattcttaacgttttgactatgttacaactgataaaagcaagacaaataaagtaaccaaatcgctttgcaatattttagtccagaaatacttatgggtgtttaccatttaccataatgttaattacagtagcctaacgttacgttatctccccttgctgttaccaccagttttaataactttacatttgcgatcatgacccatttcatctaacaacatcactggcatcttctttgactatcagaccccaaacagcaatacattgaactacaaagatgttatagtaatggtgttcagttcatcataatctttatgacataatgtaatttgccgtccagcatggagccatcacgtgacttaagtcacgtgtctgcaaggggtgaatagacgcttggaacaaaagcattcagtaggctagcctaacataaaaacattgagtggatatatgaacatacaaaatagcctaatgcacaacatttcaattatttataaTAGCAACATGACACATGCATATTCATGTATAACATTAGATGAAAATCGCATTGATTATAGAACAGTCGACTCTTTGCAGAGGCAGTGCGTTCATAACTGGTGggccaactgtaggctacacaaaaaatattttcataggcctaccccaaatgtaggctaaaggcttgAGTTAAacttgagtctgacacctgtgatttagaacaattaattaATAGCCTACCTAGGCGCTATATATTCCCTGAGACAGGCAGTTAGGCCTAGAGTTTTCATGAAAATCGCGCTGAATAGGCTATTTAGGACAGTGTCAgtgcgctctttgcagaagcagTGCGTCCATGCATGGCAACTACACGCAACAAATTTTTTCATACGCCAGATATAGGCTAAAGGCAAACTTGAGTTTGACACCTGTAATTTAGaacaattagtaggcctacctgacagGCAGTTAATCCTAGTTTTCATGAAAGTCGCGTTGAACGAACAGGGGTGTCAgtgcgctctttgcagaagcagaacgttcatgcatgggccatctctacacaaaaaacataggcctatggcccTAGGCCCTTCGTGAAAATCGCTTTGAGCAATTGTTATTAGGCCTAAACATAATTAAAAAgttctagtaggcctaggctttgtcAAACTTCCTCAACAACTGTCGGGCTGGACGGAACGTGGGCCGTAGTCCTATGTCAAGCCATTCGCGCAAGACCTGCGCACATCCATCAACCCTGAAAGAAGGTGTAAATCCATCCTGTCTCGTAGGTAATCTTTCAGCAGTGTGCACACTCATGAAGAGATTGACTGTAATGACAAAATGCTCTTTGCCCACTTTGGCATATTGACAttgtcagtcagctagctaagtttgaaaaccccgcgcgctgtgtgtttgaatggcggTCTGCGCCAGTGTAGGGGAGAACCggactgaaacactttttaattaaacgtaatttacaaagacatcgtaaaacactgaaagctaatattttgtcacaagcaaactacatcggtcctctgtcaaatacagttgcattttcagctctgaacaaaaccattcaggatttatttaaggagaaatcgaacatgcgttttgtttcattcgtccctccagaccgggataaatgaaacgacatgggggacgaaagaaacatacagcttaaacttcccacaacttcaatatttgacatcatgaatggtacttgaaATATGTGTTAATTTGGATAAATTACTGCTGGGCTTTACTGTCTGCTGTGAATATCTAACAACCAATTGCGGTCATTGTGAAGCgcatatctcgcggttatggaaataccatgcactatgccatttatatggctagaatgcatgtttcgatacataaggtgacgtgagctgagagtgtctgttgtgagtttaggggggcacgtcagccagagggtgtgtgagtgagtgagtgagagactgctGCCTGCTGACCAGAGACGGTCGCTGGAGGGTCTGAAGTGCCTTTGTTTCGGCTACAAAAACCCGCCGAACTGATCCGAAACCAGCCCAATTTTTATACACCCGCCCAAACCCATTTTTGCCCGCAAAATAGATTGCAAAACCGCCCTtagttagcctaccactaacgtcatgtaaaccacacaataacaataaggcatgtttctgataggcctaaaAAAATCTGCAGTGGCAGTAACTTTTCAAAAAAAGTCAACATTATGCATAGATATTTTTGAGTAAACTGAACTTTTGTTTCAAAACTCAGATTGTTGAGTTTACATTAAGCTAAACCACAAGTTGATCAAACACATAAAATACAGCTACAACAATGGATTTATAAGTTCCCTGAACTTAATATTCTAATTTAGTGTAATGTCATAATACATGTTTGTAGGCATTGCAAATGGAGGTTTGTATGGCTTAAAAAAATGGTGTTGTATTTAGAGCTCATCTGAGGGAATACACTTTTATTCTCAACGTTTCGTATTTGCTGAATGCATCTTACTTTTAAATAACACTCAAGTTATTTACATGTCAGCTTGCACACCAACACAGCAAAATCTTTGTTTTTGTGCAAATAATCTGGGTTTTATTGAAAGTTTTCAGTGTGAAAGTGAAAACATGAGTTATTTGCATCTTTTGTAAGTTATGCACGTAGTCAACAATGAACtatcaaaaaaagaaaaggtcaTTCAGACAGACCATTTATACAGAACGGTCAAAAGTACCACAAATAGCACTGAAAGGTTCCTCTGCTGGTTTGTAATAGAAGTTACAACATATTTCAAATATTATGTAGCAACATAATGTAGCCAAAgacaaatatgaaaaaaggtAATTCAGACAGACCATCTGAACAATAGGGAACAGTCAAATGTACCACAAAAAGCATTTAAAGGTTCTTCTGCTGGTTTGTATCTGAAGTTAGCAAAAGTTATTGATTGcacagaaaaaataaacattcaaACTCTCAAAAGTTTCTTTGAAATGTAAATCACAAGTCATTCAGACAAACTACTTGAAAAATAAAATACTCAAAGTACGGCACATGTTCTGCTGGTTTAACATCCATACAATAAACTTAGGATTCCCACTCAAAGCAAATGTTACTTGTGGCTGTCAAACAGGTATTGCAAAACATTGCCATTAAACAGTGTGTAAGCATGTTGTTTACTGCAAGAGTTTATTTTTGAAAGACTGAACTCTAGCTGAGCAAACATCACCAAGTCCAAGGAAAACTTTCTGAATCACCTCACATGTGTATTTCAACTCTTTAGGGTACTGAAAATTGAGAGCGTAGTACAAGAGGCCAAAAAAAAGTGCAAATGCATTTGGCAAATCACAGATGTTGTGCATTACCACAATCTCCTCTAGTATGATGGCATAATCTTCAATGTGTGGTGGGGAAGCGGAGGCCCCTACATCATCTTCAATCACAGTCATGATGGCCATCTTCACACCTTTTGTGTAGTCTGCTTCTGGATCAGTGTTCTGTTGAGCACCAAAACAAGCAAAAATGAGTTCTTACATATGAGCAGAAATTAATGTGTAGCTAATGATGTTGTGTCCCTTTAAAACTTTGTACATTTTTAACCCCATTATCGTTTTCCTTAGGGTCACTCCATGCTTAAGGAagcaaaaaaaacagacaaaaattcATTCGACCTAGCTAGAGATCTGCACTGGCTGCCAGCGCTTCGGAATAGCTATAACGATATCCTATGGGGGCAACCCTTATCTGCTTTTGGAGCCTCTAAACACACTCAGAAAACCATTCCACCAATGTAACATGAGTTGGTTCCTTACGAGACACCACCATGCTCGTTTAACTCAAATAACGTGGCGAAACAATATAAactttgtgtttttgcatgGAGTCACTCACCGCAGATTTTCCCATTGACATATGCAGAAAGCCCTTACTAGCCGATAGCTGGATATGTCAATGGGGAAATCTGCGGTGAGTGACTCcatgcaaaaacacaaagtTTATATTGTTTCGCCACGTTATTTGAGTTAAACGAGCATGGTGGTGTCTCGTAAGGAACCAACTCATGTTACATAGGTCTTGGAATGGTTTTCCGAGTGTATTTAGAGGATCCAAAAGCAGATAAGGGTTGCCCCCATAGGATGGCGTTATAGCTATTCCAAAGCGCTGGCAGCCAGTGCAGATCTATGGCTAGGTCGAATTCATTTTTGTCTGGGTTTTTTGCTTCCCTAAGCATGGGGTGACCCCTCAGGAAAACGATAATGGGGTTAAGTTCTCCTTTATACTTACCAAGCGTGTTGTTAGAATCGTCTCTGCTCCGTAGTCTTTCAGGAACAATGGAAGCCCTCGGAGTGCCACGGTCTTTCTGTGCATGGAAATGTCCGATGTCTGAAAAAAgcaaacattacaaaaaaaaaaaatccttaagAACTTTCATTTCCACAAAACAAATATTGATTTCTGTTGTGGTCATTCTATTACTTCTCAACAAGCAACTTAGGCAATCAAAAATACCATAAAACACCATTTAGACCACAGCAGTAGATTTACAGTATCTACTACATCTACATGTCTTTCTTATCACCTGCTTATCCAATGAGTCAAGGAGTGTCTGCATCTCTTCACCCAAATGTGCTCTTCTGTTTCTGAACATCTGCAGGAgtcttggggtgtgtgtgtcaacagctTCCAGGAATGTTCTCTTGAGGTTAATCATCGTTAATCTGTGAAATTCACAGTTCACCTATAGAAGAAAAGTGCTTAAAGGTTTATAAAAGCTATTAGAAAGCAAATAAACACAAGAATACATTAGTGAAATTATGAGAGACGGAAATCAGAGAGTGTGTCACCAAAGAAGCAAGCTGAAGAAAAGGTTTTGGAAGAAAAAAGCAGACAGAGTAAGAGTTAGAATGACTTGAGAAGTACACCAACCTGATACTCCAGGAAGAGAGCTGGCCATCTGTTTTTCACCAATACAACATGGGGttcctgttcaactatttctTTCCTTCGCAAGGAGAATGTGCGATCCATAGCTCCACTGACATGTTAGGATTCCTTTTTTCCATCTCAATGGTTATTGAATCTCGATCCTTTTCCAAGGAGTCTTCACTCTGTCCAGCGGGGTGGTTAGGAAGGAAATTGACCTCGGCTCTTCTTGCTTTTTTGAAAGGTCTTCCATGGTTTCCCCGCCTTTCATTCACCTTCACTTCTTCACAGCCTGCATTGCGCAGCTTCTGACGGTAGTTTCCAATTTTGAATGCAATACTGATATTCCATCCATTCCACCCATTTCCGCTTCCTGGTTCACGAAGGCAGGGATGTTTATTGACAAGAGCTATTGCTATAGACTCTCTTTCTTTTGGTTCTGGATATGCAGTAATCTCAAACACAGCTTGCGCAATTTTATCTAGAATGTCACTTTTCATGTCTCTAGTGGCTTCTAACAGGATGCCCTTCTCTTTGTAGGCATCATTTCCTTTTTGGAGGCGCAATTCAACATCATAGGCAAAGGTTGGTATCGGAAAAGGAGTTGGCCATGCAGAAACCCGTCTAGATGTACCAGGACAGCTACATGAACTTGGAGGTGATGCTGTATCCAGTGACGACAGTGACACATCTGATCCATCAGGGTCAGGAACATCTGATCCATCAGGGTCAGGGCTTGCCTCATAAATCACCTTCAGGGTAGCTTTCTCAGGTGGTAGCTCTGAAATAGCTGTTAAGTTGCAGAGTTCATTTCCAAACTCTGGGTCCTCAAATTGGAGAATGAATCCTTTGTTCAGCTGCAGTTGATCTTGTAGAATTTCTTTTAAGCTTTGTAATGAGCTGGGGAGATCTGGCatacttattttttttatgttgttcgGCGATATTATGACACGCAGCAACATTTTCTAAATTTCTGCAGAACAAAAAGAATTGTAGCGATTATTTGAATGACTTAACATGAAAGCAAGATAAAGCATTAGTCTCTGACAAAGGTATTGGAATTTCAGTGCTCATGAATCACAAATGCATTAAATCATATCAGTGATCACAGACCACCTCAGTGCAACAGAAATTTCTTCGGTGACACTAGAAGCTTTCCCCTGACAGAGTAGGCTATCAAAGGATAAAAGTCATTTAAGTCATCAAATGTCAAGATAGATGTCAGTCTCAGCATAACTTGTCTCATCCAACTCATACGATCTAAGATGTTCTATATACCAAGACGGGAGCTTTATGCAAAGGAACCCCAAGTCTTCTGCAACGAGAATTCTATGTATTCTGTGGAATTCTGGTAGGCCACCACACTGACCTGCAGAAATTATCATGCCCTCTCTGTATCTAATTCCATCCACTTGAACATCGGATGACAAAGACACAGACTCGAGGTGGGAAAACCTTCTCTCTAAAGCCCTTTTCCACGATGCATCTAAAGATGCAGCCTGAACAACGTTCACTTTCTCAACATGGATACGGTGGCTTAGTAGATGTGAATCAAGATGATATGCAACCATTAACTGGTGTTTGGTTGCCAAGGTGACTAGAATGTTCTTGAAATTCTTGGTATCATGGACAACCGTTTTGAAAAAACTGTGTTTTGCCTCAAAACGCATTGTCCATAACTCAACCAAGGGACCAAAACATCTAATAAGATGTGCATAGTGCTCCAAAAAATGATGTTTGGGCCGTAAACGCAGTTCAGGAAAAGTCTTAAGTAGCaagcagaaggaaaaaaaaaatcacctgcCCCTAGACTTgaggtaacgttagctagctaatgtTCGCTAGCAGTTAGCTAAGCGCGCCaaaacattgtttatttttaaacacaACGGTCTTACGTATAATATCAGCCTTAGTCTACATACAGAGATACTAAACGACCAGACGTATTAGTCGGCAGAACTAAGGGGGGCCTTACATTTGAACACGAAccctgttgtctgtgtgtgaacttACCAAAGTCGTTGTGCCCATAGGTTGTGCCTCGcgcgcctctcctctccattaGCGGTGGAATCCGACTGCGCATGCGTGGTCTCGTTCCCAAAAAGTTGGCTGAACTTTGCCCTGCGATTAACTTACATTTTGAATTTCTCCAAACTTTACCACTCAAGTTCTCCTAATGTTAATAAAAAACAGTCATATAACACACGATTGCAAGTTAAGACAACGGTCACTTGTAAGAATGTTCTTTCTTAATTAGTTTTTCAAGTTGTGGCCACTATTTCCCAAGTttgattttttacagtgtattagcagagaggttttattttaaattgtataattttcaaaaaagtataattattgcaagttgcactactttttgtattggtttgatacaagatgtttgtgaaatttgcacagtaaacgttctgtattttgactgcaattgtctttgcattctgattagattcttaattagaatcatgagtggctctttgtaaacagcatcattttctggggccatgcaaaactgcattaccactggAGTggagttattatgaccgccgcgcagcgaagaggcggtcatataggtttagtcagatttttttttttttttttcttttttttttttctttttcgcatgcccaaatttccatcaatgattcccgggacactgaaagaccggggtacacgaaacttggtgggcatgtaaccccacatggatagcatggaaccatcgtttttcgttttgatctgta includes the following:
- the LOC121715578 gene encoding uncharacterized protein LOC121715578, which translates into the protein MDRTFSLRRKEIVEQEPHVVLVKNRWPALFLEYQVNCEFHRLTMINLKRTFLEAVDTHTPRLLQMFRNRRAHLGEEMQTLLDSLDKQTSDISMHRKTVALRGLPLFLKDYGAETILTTRLNTDPEADYTKGVKMAIMTVIEDDVGASASPPHIEDYAIILEEIVVMHNICDLPNAFALFFGLLYYALNFQYPKELKYTCEVIQKVFLGLGDVCSARVQSFKNKLLQ